A stretch of the Sulfurimonas sp. HSL-1656 genome encodes the following:
- a CDS encoding twin-arginine translocase TatA/TatE family subunit yields MGMPSGTELLLIFGIIVLLFGAKKIPDLAKGIGKGIKNFKNEMKDEPEEVASGEAPKKVEGGDATAASEAPKESEKQA; encoded by the coding sequence ATGGGTATGCCAAGCGGAACTGAACTGCTGTTGATTTTCGGGATCATCGTCCTGCTCTTCGGTGCGAAAAAAATTCCGGATCTTGCCAAGGGTATCGGCAAGGGAATCAAGAACTTCAAGAATGAGATGAAAGACGAACCGGAAGAGGTTGCAAGCGGCGAGGCCCCCAAGAAAGTCGAGGGCGGTGATGCAACGGCGGCTTCCGAAGCACCCAAAGAATCCGAAAAACAGGCGTAA
- the gmk gene encoding guanylate kinase, which yields MNKNGGAILVLSGPSGAGKSSLIKKVAEAIGPYYFSISTTTRPMREGEIDGVHYHFVDEESFKRDIDEENFLEYAVVHGNYYGTSLKPVKKALSEGKLVIFDIDVQGHDAVQNRMGDITTSAFITTPSLSELEQRLRSRATDAPEVIERRIDMAKREVQRMCEYDYIIINDDLDEAAEVLISVARAARLKVPTLTINEFVQAWEAQ from the coding sequence ATGAACAAAAACGGCGGAGCGATCCTGGTGCTTTCGGGCCCAAGCGGGGCGGGGAAGAGCTCATTGATCAAGAAGGTGGCCGAGGCGATCGGGCCCTACTACTTTTCCATCTCGACGACGACACGCCCGATGCGCGAGGGGGAAATTGACGGTGTGCACTACCACTTCGTCGACGAAGAGAGCTTCAAACGCGATATCGACGAGGAGAATTTCCTGGAATACGCCGTCGTGCACGGCAACTACTACGGTACCTCGCTCAAACCCGTGAAAAAGGCCCTCTCCGAGGGGAAGCTCGTCATTTTCGACATCGACGTCCAGGGACACGACGCGGTCCAGAACCGCATGGGCGACATCACGACCTCGGCCTTTATTACGACCCCGAGCCTGAGCGAACTCGAGCAGCGTCTCCGGTCACGGGCCACCGATGCGCCGGAGGTGATCGAACGCCGGATCGATATGGCCAAGCGCGAAGTCCAGCGCATGTGCGAATACGACTACATCATCATCAATGACGACCTCGACGAAGCGGCGGAAGTGCTCATTTCCGTCGCCAGGGCCGCCCGCCTGAAAGTGCCGACGCTCACGATCAATGAATTCGTACAGGCCTGGGAAGCGCAGTAG
- a CDS encoding ABC transporter ATP-binding protein, whose amino-acid sequence MKLLEASGIAHHFDYPLFSDVDLSIDSHESVAIIGVSGSGKSTLLHILSTLLSPDSGSVTLMGEPMQGLSNRGLVELRRHQLGIIFQSHYLFKGFTGAENLEVASILSNEPVESELLRALKIEHVVGQKVTELSGGQQQRLSVARVLTKKPRLIYADEPTGNLDLETACEVMDLFDRYIHEHDAGLLLVTHELQLADRCQRVYKLEDQKLVQVK is encoded by the coding sequence ATGAAACTGCTTGAAGCCAGCGGCATTGCCCACCATTTCGATTACCCGCTTTTTTCCGACGTCGACCTCTCGATCGACAGTCACGAGTCCGTCGCCATCATCGGCGTCAGCGGCAGCGGTAAATCGACCCTGCTGCATATCCTCTCGACGCTGCTCTCCCCCGACAGCGGCAGTGTCACCCTGATGGGCGAACCGATGCAGGGGCTTTCCAACCGCGGCCTGGTGGAGCTTCGCCGGCATCAGCTGGGGATCATCTTCCAGTCACACTATCTCTTCAAAGGGTTTACGGGTGCGGAAAACCTAGAGGTCGCTTCCATCCTTTCCAACGAACCGGTCGAATCGGAGCTGCTGCGTGCGCTTAAGATCGAGCATGTTGTGGGCCAGAAAGTGACGGAGCTCTCCGGCGGGCAGCAGCAGCGCCTCTCCGTCGCGCGGGTGCTGACAAAGAAACCGCGTCTCATCTATGCCGACGAACCGACGGGGAACCTGGACCTGGAGACGGCCTGCGAGGTCATGGACCTGTTCGACCGCTATATACATGAACACGATGCCGGTCTGCTGCTCGTGACGCATGAACTGCAGCTGGCGGACCGCTGCCAGCGGGTCTACAAGCTCGAAGATCAGAAGCTGGTCCAGGTCAAATAG
- the tsf gene encoding translation elongation factor Ts: MAEISAAMVKELRQATDAPMMDCKKALTESNGDMDKAKEWLRERGIAQAAKKADRVAAEGSIGLKISADFKRATLVEVNSETDFVAKNDGFQNLVSKTVEQAFTTEADTAEALRETELEGKAFSVYFDEAVAKIGEKIELRRIAALSGSENVAVNGYIHSNTRIGVIVAIECDSAKTAEAMVPVAKQVAMHASAMKPSTLSFKDFDADFVAAETKGRIEAIKKENEELSRLKKPLKNVPEYISMSQLTEDVLAVAEAKMKEELLAEGKPEKIIPNILPGKLARYIEDNTTLDKEQCLLDQNYVLDDKKTVAQAVADAAKAAGGSAEVVAFIRLEVGEGIEKKQDDFAAEVAAQMA, translated from the coding sequence ATGGCAGAAATCTCAGCAGCAATGGTAAAAGAGCTGCGTCAGGCAACTGACGCACCGATGATGGACTGTAAAAAGGCGCTCACCGAGTCAAACGGCGACATGGACAAAGCCAAAGAGTGGCTGCGTGAACGCGGGATTGCTCAGGCAGCGAAAAAAGCGGACCGTGTTGCTGCCGAGGGCTCTATCGGCCTGAAAATTTCTGCAGATTTCAAACGCGCGACTCTGGTTGAAGTCAACTCCGAGACGGACTTCGTTGCGAAAAACGACGGCTTCCAGAATCTCGTTTCCAAAACCGTTGAGCAGGCATTCACGACGGAAGCCGATACAGCGGAAGCACTGCGCGAAACGGAACTCGAAGGCAAGGCGTTCAGCGTCTACTTCGACGAAGCGGTCGCAAAGATCGGTGAGAAGATCGAACTGCGCCGCATCGCGGCACTGAGCGGCAGCGAGAACGTCGCGGTCAACGGTTACATCCACTCCAACACGCGCATCGGTGTTATCGTTGCGATCGAGTGTGACTCTGCGAAAACAGCGGAAGCGATGGTACCGGTTGCCAAGCAGGTCGCGATGCACGCGTCTGCAATGAAACCGTCTACGCTGAGCTTCAAAGACTTCGACGCTGATTTCGTTGCTGCCGAAACAAAAGGCCGCATCGAAGCGATCAAAAAAGAGAACGAAGAGCTCTCCCGCCTGAAAAAGCCGCTTAAAAACGTTCCGGAGTACATCTCCATGTCCCAACTGACTGAGGATGTCCTGGCCGTGGCCGAAGCGAAGATGAAAGAAGAACTCCTCGCCGAAGGCAAACCGGAGAAAATCATCCCGAACATCCTGCCGGGTAAACTTGCACGCTACATCGAGGACAACACTACCCTCGATAAAGAGCAGTGTCTCCTGGATCAGAACTATGTTCTCGACGACAAGAAAACGGTTGCCCAGGCAGTCGCTGACGCGGCAAAAGCTGCCGGCGGCAGTGCTGAAGTCGTTGCCTTCATCCGCCTTGAAGTCGGCGAAGGCATCGAGAAGAAACAAGACGACTTCGCTGCCGAAGTCGCTGCACAGATGGCGTAA
- the rpsB gene encoding 30S ribosomal protein S2 translates to MVTMKDLLECGVHFGHQTRRWNPKMKKYIFGVRKNIYIIDLQKTLRYFRNTYQIVVDAAAEGKTVMFVGTKKQARVAIKEAAESCGMPYVDNRWLGGMLTNFPTIQKSLRKLEVIEQMQESGQINLLTKKEALMMARTKEKLESYLGGIRDMKKLPDMMFVVDAVKEHIAVKEARNLGIPVVAPLDTNCDPDLIDFPIPGNDDAIRSIQLFCKEMAAAVNEGKAMIADNAEAEGEEAEAAETVEAAAEETTTEEA, encoded by the coding sequence ATGGTAACTATGAAAGACCTTCTCGAATGCGGTGTCCACTTCGGTCACCAGACACGCCGCTGGAACCCGAAAATGAAAAAATACATCTTCGGTGTCCGCAAGAACATTTACATCATCGACCTGCAGAAGACGCTGCGCTATTTCCGCAACACGTACCAGATCGTCGTTGATGCTGCTGCCGAAGGCAAAACCGTCATGTTCGTCGGTACGAAGAAGCAGGCACGCGTTGCCATCAAAGAAGCGGCTGAGAGCTGCGGTATGCCTTACGTCGACAACCGCTGGCTCGGCGGTATGCTGACGAACTTCCCGACGATCCAGAAGTCTCTGCGCAAGCTTGAAGTCATCGAGCAGATGCAAGAGAGCGGCCAGATCAACCTTCTGACCAAAAAAGAAGCGCTGATGATGGCACGTACGAAAGAGAAGCTCGAGTCCTACCTCGGCGGTATCCGCGATATGAAAAAACTGCCGGACATGATGTTCGTCGTTGACGCCGTCAAAGAGCACATCGCCGTTAAAGAAGCACGCAACCTCGGTATCCCGGTTGTTGCACCGCTCGATACAAACTGTGATCCGGACCTGATCGACTTCCCGATCCCGGGTAACGATGACGCGATCCGCTCTATCCAGCTTTTCTGTAAAGAGATGGCGGCAGCAGTTAACGAAGGTAAAGCGATGATCGCCGACAACGCGGAAGCGGAAGGCGAAGAAGCTGAAGCGGCGGAAACTGTAGAAGCCGCAGCAGAAGAAACAACGACAGAGGAAGCATAA
- a CDS encoding DUF3373 family protein has protein sequence MKTPLILSVAAAAILSVGLQADETTDRMEAMEAQIEALQAELSAMKDAKADTAEAAVDDEEGSEEEGDETDERLTDLEEQVSTINKNTSGSHLKFGVDFRTAVDNLNYEMAGKAYNPDTMAFDGDDTQSNDAFLTNRLWLNMEWLATENMSFTGQLAYNKAYGYRSGFNGGYPGFETFDWITNENAYDDVVRVRSAYFFYRNDTFLGADIPWTFSIGRRPSTNGHLINLRDDDRPASPMGHNINVEFDGMSSKFSFEELTGIDGMYIKFCAGRGGTNANAKFFTVSMENNNTLGTAAPYAKNDADLPDIDLGGVIFVPYDDGQYSLGTQYYYATHLIDASVTPTPGGYVFNGMEDVGSMHAVTANFMINGIGNGWSDFLDDTVFFASGAMSITDPKENGQGMLGSTDSKTGSSYWVGLQVPTLFTDMGRIGFEYNHGDKYWRSITYAEDTNIGSKVAARGNAYEAYYTDYLIEDVFSFQIRYTYIDYEYTGSNGFFGTATGEPLKIEDLATTNPGLASVTVDKAQDIRFYLRYRY, from the coding sequence ATGAAAACACCGTTGATCCTTTCCGTTGCCGCTGCGGCGATTCTGAGCGTCGGCCTCCAGGCCGATGAAACGACCGACCGCATGGAGGCGATGGAGGCCCAGATCGAGGCGCTGCAGGCGGAGCTTTCCGCCATGAAAGATGCCAAAGCCGACACAGCGGAAGCGGCGGTAGACGATGAAGAAGGCAGCGAAGAGGAAGGCGATGAGACCGATGAGCGTCTGACCGACCTCGAGGAACAGGTCAGCACGATCAACAAAAATACGTCGGGGAGCCACCTCAAGTTCGGCGTCGATTTCCGCACGGCCGTCGACAACCTGAACTACGAAATGGCCGGCAAGGCCTACAATCCGGACACGATGGCCTTTGACGGCGACGACACACAGAGCAACGACGCTTTCCTGACCAACCGCCTCTGGCTCAACATGGAGTGGCTGGCAACGGAAAATATGAGCTTCACCGGCCAGCTCGCCTACAACAAGGCCTACGGCTACCGCAGCGGGTTCAATGGCGGTTACCCCGGTTTCGAGACCTTTGACTGGATCACGAACGAAAATGCCTATGACGACGTTGTCCGTGTCCGTTCCGCGTATTTCTTCTACCGCAACGACACCTTCCTCGGTGCGGACATCCCCTGGACCTTCAGCATCGGCCGCCGCCCCTCTACGAACGGCCACCTCATCAACCTGCGCGACGATGACCGCCCTGCGTCACCGATGGGGCACAACATCAACGTCGAATTTGACGGCATGAGTTCCAAGTTCAGCTTTGAGGAGCTCACCGGTATCGACGGGATGTACATCAAGTTCTGCGCCGGCCGCGGCGGCACGAATGCCAACGCGAAGTTCTTTACGGTCAGCATGGAGAACAACAATACCCTGGGCACGGCGGCACCTTATGCCAAGAATGACGCCGACCTCCCCGACATCGACCTGGGCGGCGTGATCTTCGTCCCCTACGATGACGGTCAGTACAGCCTCGGCACGCAGTACTACTATGCCACACACCTCATCGACGCTTCCGTTACCCCGACTCCGGGCGGGTACGTCTTTAACGGGATGGAGGACGTCGGGAGCATGCACGCCGTCACGGCGAACTTCATGATCAACGGTATTGGCAACGGTTGGAGCGACTTCCTCGACGATACGGTCTTCTTCGCCAGCGGCGCGATGAGCATCACCGATCCCAAAGAGAACGGCCAGGGGATGCTGGGCTCCACCGACAGCAAAACCGGTTCGTCCTACTGGGTCGGGCTCCAGGTCCCGACGCTGTTCACCGATATGGGACGCATCGGCTTCGAATACAACCACGGTGACAAGTACTGGCGTTCCATTACCTACGCGGAGGATACGAACATCGGTTCCAAAGTCGCCGCACGCGGTAATGCTTATGAGGCCTACTATACGGACTACCTCATCGAAGATGTCTTCAGCTTCCAGATCCGCTATACGTACATCGACTACGAGTACACCGGTTCAAACGGCTTCTTCGGTACCGCAACGGGTGAGCCGCTCAAGATCGAAGATCTCGCGACGACCAATCCGGGACTGGCCAGCGTCACCGTCGACAAGGCCCAGGACATCCGCTTCTACCTGCGCTACCGCTACTAA
- a CDS encoding peroxiredoxin: protein MLEVGTVAPDFCLENQDEVEICSRDLKGKWIVLYFYPKDNTPGCTTEACDFTEQLPEFKGLNAAIFGVSADSPKVHRGFIEKQSLKITLLSDPEHTMMEDYGVWALKKNYGKEYMGIVRTTYIIDPQGKVAAAWGNVKVRQKRSKNGEKYEIVHVEEVKKKLAELQNS from the coding sequence ATGCTTGAAGTCGGAACCGTTGCACCGGATTTTTGCCTGGAGAACCAGGACGAGGTGGAGATCTGTTCGCGCGATCTCAAAGGAAAGTGGATCGTGCTCTACTTCTATCCCAAGGACAATACGCCCGGCTGTACGACCGAAGCGTGCGACTTTACCGAACAGCTGCCCGAATTCAAGGGGCTGAATGCCGCCATCTTCGGCGTCAGCGCCGATTCGCCCAAGGTCCACCGCGGCTTTATCGAGAAGCAGTCGCTGAAGATCACCCTGCTCAGCGACCCGGAGCATACCATGATGGAAGATTACGGCGTCTGGGCTTTGAAGAAGAACTACGGCAAAGAGTATATGGGGATCGTCCGTACGACCTATATCATCGATCCGCAAGGAAAGGTTGCCGCGGCATGGGGGAATGTCAAAGTCCGTCAGAAACGTTCAAAGAACGGTGAGAAGTACGAGATCGTGCATGTCGAAGAGGTGAAGAAGAAGCTGGCGGAGCTGCAGAACAGCTAA